One genomic region from Cellulomonas hominis encodes:
- the miaA gene encoding tRNA (adenosine(37)-N6)-dimethylallyltransferase MiaA, with translation MTLVVAVVGPTATGKSDLGVALAEHLGGEVVNADALQLYRGLDIGTAKLTVPERRGVPHHLLDVLEPDEDASVASYQADARAAVAGIAARRHRPVVVGGSGLYVRALLDRIEFPGTDAEVRARLEERVEAEGARALHAELERLDPVAAEGIGPRNARRIVRALEVIALTGRPYSANLPGHDYAVPAVQIGLDCDRAVLDERVLARVDRMWAAGLVEEVRGLRDRIGRTASRAVGYAEVLAMLRGGLTEDEARAQVVAGTRRLARKQMGWFGRDPRVHWLDARDPDLVDRALALVADADAGALGLATDDPAPRRSLGS, from the coding sequence TTGACCCTCGTCGTCGCCGTCGTCGGCCCGACCGCGACCGGCAAGTCCGACCTGGGCGTGGCCCTGGCCGAGCACCTGGGGGGCGAGGTGGTGAACGCCGACGCGCTGCAGCTCTACCGCGGCCTGGACATCGGCACCGCCAAGCTCACCGTCCCGGAGCGCCGCGGGGTGCCGCACCACCTGCTCGACGTGCTCGAGCCGGACGAGGACGCCTCGGTGGCCTCGTACCAGGCGGACGCCCGCGCGGCGGTGGCCGGCATCGCCGCGCGCAGGCACCGGCCGGTCGTCGTCGGCGGGTCCGGCCTGTACGTGCGCGCGCTGCTCGACCGCATCGAGTTCCCGGGCACCGACGCGGAGGTCCGCGCGCGGCTGGAGGAGCGGGTCGAGGCGGAGGGTGCGCGGGCCCTGCACGCGGAGCTCGAGCGGCTGGACCCGGTCGCGGCCGAGGGCATCGGCCCCCGGAACGCCCGGCGCATCGTGCGGGCGCTGGAGGTCATCGCGCTGACCGGCCGGCCGTACTCCGCGAACCTGCCGGGGCACGACTACGCGGTCCCGGCCGTGCAGATCGGCCTGGACTGCGACCGGGCGGTGCTGGACGAGCGGGTGCTGGCCCGGGTGGACCGGATGTGGGCGGCCGGGCTGGTCGAGGAGGTCCGCGGCCTGCGGGACCGGATCGGGCGGACGGCGTCGCGCGCGGTCGGGTACGCGGAGGTGCTCGCGATGCTCCGGGGCGGGCTCACGGAGGACGAGGCCCGCGCGCAGGTGGTCGCGGGGACCCGCCGGCTGGCGCGCAAGCAGATGGGCTGGTTCGGCCGGGACCCGCGGGTGCACTGGCTGGACGCGCGCGACCCGGACCTCGTGGACCGGGCTCTCGCGCTGGTGGCGGACGCCGACGCCGGGGCCCTCGGCCTCGCCACGGACGACCCGGCTCCGCGCCGTAGTCTGGGGTCATGA
- a CDS encoding thioredoxin family protein, translated as MTTDALPLDAAALGAPLGAAATFVQLSSGFCAPCRATRRVLERVVATGDGVAHVEVDVADRADLAARFAVTETPTVVVLDAAGVPVARATGVPSLAQARAAVAALARP; from the coding sequence GTGACCACCGACGCCCTGCCGCTCGACGCCGCCGCCCTCGGCGCGCCCCTGGGGGCCGCCGCGACGTTCGTGCAGCTGTCCTCGGGGTTCTGCGCGCCGTGCCGGGCGACCCGTCGCGTGCTGGAGCGCGTGGTGGCGACCGGGGACGGCGTCGCGCACGTCGAGGTGGACGTCGCCGACCGCGCCGACCTGGCCGCCCGGTTCGCCGTCACCGAGACCCCGACGGTCGTCGTGCTCGACGCGGCGGGCGTCCCGGTCGCGCGCGCCACCGGCGTGCCGAGCCTCGCGCAGGCCCGGGCGGCCGTCGCAGCGCTCGCGCGCCCCTGA
- a CDS encoding class I SAM-dependent methyltransferase: MTGTEHYFTAEPASPDERRTRTVHLAGRDVTVETAGGVFSPDHLDAGTDVLLRHVPDPPRDGDLLDLGCGWGPVALSLGLLAPHARVWAVDVNERALDLTRRNAAGLGLDGLRAVRPEDVPDDVRFAAIWSNPPIRVGKETLHAMLRQWLRRLVPGGEAYLVVAKNLGSDSLLRWLADELAGVAAVDRVATARGFRVLRVVAAG; encoded by the coding sequence GTGACCGGCACCGAGCACTACTTCACCGCCGAGCCCGCGTCCCCCGACGAGCGCCGCACGCGCACCGTGCACCTCGCGGGCCGCGACGTCACGGTCGAGACCGCGGGCGGGGTGTTCTCCCCCGACCACCTGGACGCCGGCACCGACGTGCTGCTGCGGCACGTGCCCGACCCGCCGCGCGACGGCGACCTGCTCGACCTCGGCTGCGGCTGGGGGCCCGTCGCGCTCAGCCTCGGGCTGCTCGCCCCGCACGCGCGCGTCTGGGCCGTCGACGTCAACGAGCGCGCGCTGGACCTCACCCGGCGGAACGCGGCCGGGCTCGGGCTGGACGGGCTGCGCGCGGTGCGCCCCGAGGACGTGCCGGACGACGTGCGGTTCGCCGCGATCTGGTCGAACCCGCCGATCCGGGTGGGCAAGGAGACGCTGCACGCGATGCTGCGGCAGTGGCTGCGCCGGCTGGTGCCGGGCGGCGAGGCGTACCTGGTGGTGGCGAAGAACCTCGGGTCCGACTCGCTGCTGCGGTGGCTAGCCGACGAGCTCGCGGGGGTCGCCGCCGTCGACCGGGTGGCGACGGCGCGGGGGTTCCGGGTGCTGCGGGTGGTCGCCGCGGGCTGA
- the hflX gene encoding GTPase HflX, which yields MNDPQNPTTREQDAQETAVDAQQAERDAQRVADDVVARVLARAGTAVHEGATVHTAHDGEQLDLEERTSLRRVANLSTELQDVTEVEYRQLRLERVVLVGLWGSGTQESAEISLRELAALAETAGSEVLDGLLQRRHTPDPGTYLGSGKAAELAGVVAAVGADTVVVDGELAPSQRRALEDVVKVKVVDRTALILDIFAQHAKSREGKAQVELAQLEYLLPRLRGWGESMSRQAGGQVGGAGAGMGSRGPGETKIELDRRRIRNRMAKLRREIAAMEPARQTKRASRKKNAIPSVAIAGYTNAGKSSLLNRLTDAGVLVENALFATLDPTVRRAQAADGRVYTLADTVGFVRNLPHQLVEAFRSTLEEVADADLVLHVVDASHPDPEGQIAAVRHVFADIPGAMDVPEIIVLNKADLAEPEALARLRSREHGAVVVSAHTGEGVDALQAVIADQLPRPGVTVDVVIPYDRGDLVHRVHETGEIDAEEHTPHGTALRGRVDAGLASELTAAAVQVR from the coding sequence GTGAACGACCCCCAGAACCCCACGACGCGCGAGCAGGACGCCCAGGAGACCGCCGTGGACGCGCAGCAGGCCGAGCGCGACGCCCAGCGGGTCGCCGACGACGTCGTGGCACGCGTGCTCGCGCGGGCGGGCACCGCGGTCCACGAGGGCGCGACCGTCCACACGGCCCACGACGGCGAGCAGCTCGACCTGGAGGAGCGCACGTCGCTGCGCCGGGTCGCGAACCTGTCCACCGAGCTCCAGGACGTCACCGAGGTCGAGTACCGGCAGCTGCGCCTCGAGCGCGTCGTGCTGGTCGGGCTCTGGGGCTCCGGCACCCAGGAGTCCGCGGAGATCTCGCTGCGCGAGCTCGCGGCGCTGGCGGAGACCGCCGGCTCCGAGGTGCTCGACGGCCTGCTGCAGCGCCGGCACACCCCGGACCCGGGCACGTACCTCGGCTCCGGCAAGGCCGCCGAGCTCGCGGGCGTCGTCGCGGCGGTCGGCGCGGACACCGTGGTCGTCGACGGCGAGCTCGCCCCGTCCCAGCGCCGCGCGCTGGAGGACGTGGTCAAGGTCAAGGTCGTCGACCGGACGGCGCTGATCCTCGACATCTTCGCCCAGCACGCCAAGTCCCGGGAGGGCAAGGCGCAGGTGGAGCTCGCGCAGCTCGAGTACCTGCTCCCGCGCCTGCGCGGCTGGGGCGAGTCGATGTCCCGGCAGGCCGGTGGCCAGGTCGGCGGCGCCGGTGCGGGCATGGGCTCCCGCGGTCCCGGTGAGACGAAGATCGAGCTGGACCGCCGGCGCATCCGCAACCGGATGGCGAAGCTCCGCCGCGAGATCGCCGCGATGGAGCCGGCCCGGCAGACCAAGCGGGCGTCGCGGAAGAAGAACGCGATCCCGTCCGTCGCGATCGCCGGGTACACCAACGCCGGCAAGTCCTCGCTGCTCAACCGCCTGACCGACGCCGGCGTGCTGGTGGAGAACGCGCTGTTCGCCACCCTGGACCCGACCGTCCGGCGCGCGCAGGCCGCGGACGGCCGCGTGTACACGCTCGCGGACACCGTCGGGTTCGTGCGGAACCTGCCGCACCAGCTCGTCGAGGCGTTCCGGTCCACCCTGGAGGAGGTCGCGGACGCCGACCTCGTCCTGCACGTCGTGGACGCGTCGCACCCGGACCCCGAGGGGCAGATCGCCGCCGTGCGGCACGTGTTCGCGGACATCCCGGGCGCCATGGACGTGCCCGAGATCATCGTCCTGAACAAGGCCGACCTCGCGGAGCCCGAGGCGCTGGCGCGGCTGCGGTCGCGGGAGCACGGGGCGGTCGTCGTCTCGGCGCACACCGGCGAGGGCGTCGACGCGCTGCAGGCCGTCATCGCGGACCAGCTGCCGCGCCCGGGCGTGACCGTCGACGTGGTGATCCCGTACGACCGCGGCGACCTGGTGCACCGGGTGCACGAGACGGGCGAGATCGACGCCGAGGAGCACACGCCGCACGGCACCGCGCTGCGCGGCCGGGTGGACGCGGGCCTCGCGTCGGAGCTGACGGCCGCGGCGGTCCAGGTCCGGTAG
- the dapF gene encoding diaminopimelate epimerase, with protein MTAPVAPETAARTLHATKGHGTQNDFVLLDGRTGVDLGADLVRALADRRAGIGGDGVIRLVASADLPEGAAVLAEDAAATWFMDYRNADGSIAEMCGNGVRVVAAYARSLGLWDPADGELVLGTRAGVRRVREVEGPAGELWYAVDMGTWFLPGGEQAAADGFDAQVAVAGLDVPRPALSVDLGNPHTVLALAGEAELDAADLTRAPAVEPVPPHGTNVELVVPLGEERDADGAALGRVRMRVHERGVGETRSCGTGACAAALAVRAWAGPQAPDVWLVDVPGGTVRVSVLADGHVELAGPAVLVADLDVDPTALAG; from the coding sequence ATGACCGCCCCCGTCGCCCCCGAGACCGCCGCGCGCACGCTGCACGCCACCAAGGGGCACGGCACCCAGAACGACTTCGTGCTGCTGGACGGCCGCACCGGCGTCGACCTCGGTGCGGACCTGGTCCGGGCGCTGGCCGACCGTCGCGCGGGCATCGGCGGCGACGGGGTGATCCGCCTCGTGGCGAGCGCCGACCTGCCGGAGGGCGCGGCCGTGCTGGCGGAGGACGCCGCGGCGACGTGGTTCATGGACTACCGGAACGCGGACGGCTCGATCGCGGAGATGTGCGGCAACGGCGTCCGCGTGGTCGCCGCGTACGCGCGGTCGCTCGGCCTGTGGGACCCCGCCGACGGCGAGCTCGTGCTCGGCACCCGCGCGGGCGTGCGCCGGGTGCGCGAGGTCGAGGGGCCCGCGGGCGAGCTCTGGTACGCCGTCGACATGGGCACCTGGTTCCTGCCGGGCGGGGAGCAGGCGGCAGCGGACGGGTTCGACGCGCAGGTGGCCGTCGCCGGCCTGGACGTGCCGCGCCCGGCGCTCAGTGTCGACCTCGGCAACCCGCACACGGTCCTGGCGCTCGCGGGCGAGGCGGAGCTCGACGCCGCCGACCTCACGCGCGCCCCGGCCGTCGAGCCGGTGCCGCCGCACGGCACGAACGTCGAGCTGGTCGTGCCGCTCGGCGAGGAGCGCGACGCCGACGGCGCGGCGCTGGGCCGGGTGCGGATGCGGGTGCACGAGCGCGGCGTGGGGGAGACCCGCTCGTGCGGGACCGGCGCGTGCGCCGCGGCGCTCGCGGTCCGCGCGTGGGCCGGCCCGCAGGCGCCGGACGTGTGGCTCGTGGACGTGCCGGGCGGGACCGTGCGGGTGAGCGTCCTCGCGGACGGGCACGTCGAGCTCGCCGGCCCGGCGGTGCTCGTCGCGGACCTCGACGTCGACCCCACCGCGCTCGCGGGCTGA